The following coding sequences are from one Kwoniella bestiolae CBS 10118 chromosome 2, complete sequence window:
- a CDS encoding tubulin beta chain, producing MTRSVREIVHLQTGQCGNQIGAKFWEVVSEEHGIQADGSYKGTTDIQLERINVYYNEAAAGKYVPRAVLIDLEPGTMDSIRGGPLGSLFRPDNFVFGQSGAGNNWAKGHYTEGAELIDSVLDVVRREAEGCDCLQGFQITHSLGGGTGAGMGTLLISKIREEFPDRMMCTFSVVPSPKVSDTVVEPYNATLSVHQLVENSDETFCIDNEALYDICMRTLKLNTPTYGDLNHLVSVVMSGVTTCLRFPGQLNSDLRKLAVNMVPFPRLHFFMVGFAPLTARGSASYRAVTVPELTQQMFDAKNMMAASDPRHGRYLTVACYYRGKVSMKEIEDQIQAVQTKNSAYFVEWIPGNISAAQCDIPPRNLKMSSTFICNSTSIQSLFKRIGEQFSAMYRRKAYVHWYTGEGMDELEFSEAESNLQDLVSEYLQYQEAGADDEMYGDEEIPIEEEEV from the exons atgACACGTTCAGTGCGAGAGATTGTTCACCTTCAAACCGGTCAATGTGGTAACCAAATCGGTGCCAAGTTCTG GGAGGTCGTCTCTGAAGAACATGGTATCCAAGCCGATGGCTCATACAAAGGTACCACCGATATCCAACTCGAACGTATCAACGTCTACTACAATGAAGCCGCCGCTGGTAAATACGTCCCCAGAGCGGTCCTCATTGATTTGGAGCCTGGTACCATGGACTCTATCAGAGGTGGTCCATTAGGTAGTTTGTTCAGACCTGACAACTT CGTCTTTGGTCAAAGCGGTGCTGGTAACAATTGGGCAAAGGGTCACTACACCGAGGGTGCAGAGCTCATCGACTCGGTTCTCGATGTCGTAAGACGAGAGGCTGAGGGATGTGACTGTCTCCAAGGTTTCCAAATCACCCACTCCCTCGGTGGTGGTACTGGTGCTGGTATGGGTACTCTCCTGATCTCCAAGATCAGAGAGGAATTCCCCGATAGAATGATGTGTACCTTCTCCGTCGTTCCCTCTCCTAAG GTCTCTGATACCGTTGTTGAACCTTACAACGCTACTCTCTCCGTTCATCAATTGGTTGAGAACTCCGACGAGACCTTCTGTATCGATAACGAGGCTCTCTACGACATCTGCATGAGAACCCTTAAACTCAACACCCCAACTTACGGTGACTTGAACCACCTCGTCTCAGTCGTCATGTCCGGTGTCACCACCTGTCTTCGATTCCCCGGTCAATTGAACTCCGACTTGAGAAAACTCGCCGTTAACATGGTTCCTTTCCCTCGTCTCCATTTCTTCATGGTCGGTTTCGCCCCTCTCACCGCCAGAGGTTCAGCTTCATACAGAGCTGTTACCGTTCCTGAGCTCACTCAACAGATGTTCGATGCTAAGAATATGATGGCTGCTTCTGATCCTCGACACGGT CGATACCTCACCGTTGCCTGTTACTACCGAGGTAAAGTCTCCATGAAGGAGATCGAGGATCAAATCCAAGCTGTTCAAACCAAGAACTCTGCTTACTTCGTCGAGTGGATCCCCGGAAACATCTCTGCTGCTCAATG TGACATCCCTCCCCGAAACCTCAAGATGtcctccaccttcatctgcaactccacctccattcaatccctcttcaagcGAATCGGAGAACAATTCTCAGCGATGTACCGAAGAAAGGCTTACGTCCACTGGTACACTGGAGAAGGTATGGACGAGCTCGAATTT TCCGAAGCCGAATCCAACTTGCAAGATCTCGTTTCCGAATACTTGCAATACCAAGAAGCCGGTGCTGACGATGAGATGTACGGTGATGAGGAGATCCccatcgaagaggaggaggtataa